The Rubidibacter lacunae KORDI 51-2 genome contains a region encoding:
- a CDS encoding LysR family transcriptional regulator — protein sequence MSLMMLYAKLLSKAIITIEAIGNVNIMDLYQVRYFLTIAETGNFSRAAERLYLSQPSLSTGIKKLEQELGVTLFERGGRRTVLTAAGRSFLERATAIVEQYHAALHEMKGFHNQPILRVGVLGTMRVADLADFVCGFQHYHPNVAIELHDGTLDTLREGLEQGDIDVAITVLSLRPSSNSAVQDESQTSTTLFRQPLWLAVPPSHSFAQRASIRLAELDGQPFIDRVNCEFFQQECQILSAANVHPKVVYRASHEEWVISLVRAGLGISIMPYWRRLTEITYLPIVDLDFQRTIGIKWRKHQNSDLIEQFCRFASSHNWESMKE from the coding sequence ATGTCACTTATGATGTTGTACGCTAAACTATTGAGCAAGGCTATAATCACAATAGAAGCTATAGGCAACGTCAATATTATGGATCTCTATCAAGTGCGCTATTTTTTGACGATTGCGGAAACAGGTAATTTTTCACGCGCAGCCGAGCGGCTTTACCTTTCTCAACCTTCTTTATCAACAGGCATTAAGAAGCTGGAGCAAGAATTAGGCGTGACGCTCTTTGAGCGAGGAGGGCGACGCACGGTCTTAACAGCCGCAGGGCGATCGTTCCTAGAGAGGGCAACGGCGATCGTGGAGCAGTACCATGCGGCCTTGCATGAAATGAAGGGATTTCATAACCAGCCAATCTTGCGAGTGGGCGTTCTGGGAACGATGCGGGTTGCCGATCTAGCCGATTTCGTCTGCGGGTTCCAGCACTACCACCCGAATGTGGCGATCGAACTGCACGACGGCACCTTGGATACCCTGCGGGAAGGGTTGGAGCAGGGAGACATTGATGTGGCAATCACTGTCTTAAGCCTTCGCCCCAGCAGCAACTCAGCCGTTCAGGACGAGTCCCAGACCTCAACAACGCTGTTCCGGCAGCCCTTATGGTTAGCTGTACCACCCAGCCATTCCTTTGCTCAACGAGCTTCTATTCGGCTCGCTGAACTAGATGGACAGCCCTTTATCGATCGCGTCAATTGTGAATTTTTCCAGCAGGAATGCCAAATTTTGAGTGCTGCAAATGTCCACCCTAAAGTTGTCTATCGTGCTAGTCATGAAGAATGGGTTATCTCTTTGGTGAGAGCGGGATTAGGCATCAGCATTATGCCCTATTGGCGCAGACTCACTGAGATTACATATCTTCCCATTGTAGATTTGGATTTTCAGCGGACGATCGGAATTAAGTGGCGCAAACACCAAAATTCAGATCTCATCGAACAGTTTTGCCGCTTTGCTAGCAGTCACAATTGGGAGTCAATGAAAGAATGA
- a CDS encoding redoxin domain-containing protein: MTAKAHKKTITRPIVGKPSPPLEVNALGGGVWKLGEQRPGHYTMVVFYRGSHCPICQQYITDLDRKLDVFVRLGVSAIAISGDTEERAKHFQEKGHLQQVTIGYGLPPEVMCRWGLYLSRRHFEDEPTLFCEPALFLVKPDTCLYFANIGTHPFSRVSFDFLQQGLEYIIPRNYPFRGTE; encoded by the coding sequence ATGACCGCTAAAGCTCACAAAAAAACCATAACCAGGCCGATCGTGGGCAAACCGTCTCCGCCGCTGGAGGTGAACGCATTGGGCGGAGGGGTTTGGAAATTAGGTGAGCAAAGGCCTGGACATTACACAATGGTTGTCTTCTATCGAGGTTCGCATTGTCCCATTTGCCAACAATACATTACCGACCTGGATCGAAAGCTAGATGTCTTTGTAAGGTTGGGCGTAAGCGCGATCGCCATCAGTGGTGATACGGAAGAAAGAGCCAAACACTTCCAAGAAAAAGGCCATCTTCAACAGGTCACGATCGGCTATGGCTTACCCCCTGAAGTAATGTGTCGTTGGGGACTCTATTTGAGCCGGAGACATTTTGAGGATGAACCGACATTGTTCTGTGAACCTGCTTTGTTTCTAGTCAAACCCGATACCTGCTTGTATTTCGCCAATATTGGCACACATCCCTTCTCACGAGTCAGTTTTGATTTCCTACAGCAAGGACTGGAGTACATCATTCCCCGCAACTATCCCTTTCGTGGCACCGAATGA
- a CDS encoding MAPEG family protein, whose translation MNGPLFYLAASGILCVLLWTPYILNRVFVWGIPAFASNYPSKKFPAEVPAIPVWAERARRAHLNMVETLPAFASVVLAAYLTDANNSSVASWAAVFFWARIFHASVYILGVPYLRTPIYLISWAAVLMIGATVILR comes from the coding sequence ATGAATGGACCCCTATTTTACTTAGCTGCCAGTGGAATACTTTGCGTATTACTATGGACTCCCTATATCCTGAACCGAGTTTTTGTCTGGGGGATTCCAGCCTTTGCCAGTAACTATCCCAGCAAAAAATTTCCAGCTGAAGTACCCGCCATTCCGGTTTGGGCAGAGCGTGCTCGACGCGCCCATCTCAATATGGTAGAGACCCTGCCAGCCTTTGCGTCTGTGGTGCTAGCTGCATATCTGACTGATGCCAACAACAGTTCCGTTGCTAGTTGGGCGGCAGTCTTCTTCTGGGCACGGATATTCCATGCCAGTGTCTATATACTTGGTGTGCCTTACTTGCGGACACCAATCTATCTGATCTCTTGGGCGGCTGTGCTGATGATTGGTGCTACGGTTATTTTAAGGTAG
- a CDS encoding GNAT family N-acetyltransferase, whose translation METVKAWIETKIEADSSPGCKVRAVVVNQQLAGWCGIQLEGEKYEIAIVIDNSYWGLGRKIFREIMVWAKDFGHTTVFIHLLYSRQEYKFLRKISKNVYESKLFGNKFRTYEISIS comes from the coding sequence ATGGAGACAGTAAAAGCGTGGATAGAGACAAAAATTGAGGCCGATTCCTCTCCGGGGTGTAAAGTGCGGGCTGTTGTTGTAAATCAGCAACTTGCTGGTTGGTGTGGAATACAACTTGAAGGCGAAAAATATGAAATTGCAATTGTCATTGATAATAGCTATTGGGGTCTGGGACGAAAAATATTTCGTGAAATAATGGTCTGGGCAAAAGATTTTGGTCATACAACGGTTTTTATACACTTACTTTATTCACGACAAGAATATAAGTTTTTACGAAAAATCTCTAAAAATGTGTATGAAAGCAAGCTTTTTGGTAACAAATTCAGAACTTATGAGATATCAATATCATAG